In Prochlorococcus marinus XMU1404, the following proteins share a genomic window:
- the pds gene encoding 15-cis-phytoene desaturase produces the protein MRVVIAGAGLAGLSCAKYLVDNGHIPIVLEARDVLGGKVAAWKDEDGDWYETGLHIFFGAYPNMLQLFKELEIEDRLQWKSHSMIFNQPSEPGTYSRFDFPDIPAPVNGVSAILSNNDMLSWNEKILFGLGLVPAMLRGQKYLDKCDTKSWTDWLKEHNIPERVNDEVFIAMSKALNFIGPDEISSTVLLTALNRFLQEKNGSKMAFLDGAPPERLCQPMVDYITSRGGEVHMNSPLRQINLYEDSTVKSFTVASLNENEKKELIADAYVSAMPVDLFKLMIPKQWKGLDAFSKLDGLNGVPVINIHLWFDKKLTDIDHLLFSRSPLLSVYADMSITCKEYEDPNRSMLELVFAPAKDWINKSDQDIIDATMEELKKLFPTHFMGDDKTKLRKYKVVKTPRSVYKAVPGCQEFRPSQKSPIKNFFLAGDYTMQKYLASMEGAVLSGKLCAESINKEYSKTSQNVS, from the coding sequence ATGCGTGTTGTAATTGCTGGAGCAGGTTTAGCAGGTTTATCTTGTGCTAAATATCTCGTTGATAATGGTCACATTCCAATAGTGTTAGAAGCCCGAGATGTACTTGGTGGTAAAGTTGCTGCATGGAAAGATGAGGATGGAGACTGGTATGAAACCGGTTTGCATATATTTTTTGGTGCATACCCTAACATGTTGCAACTTTTTAAGGAGTTAGAAATAGAAGATAGATTGCAATGGAAAAGTCATTCAATGATTTTTAATCAGCCATCCGAGCCCGGAACTTACAGTAGATTTGACTTTCCAGACATCCCAGCTCCAGTAAATGGAGTCTCGGCCATACTAAGCAATAATGATATGCTTTCTTGGAATGAAAAAATTCTTTTTGGTTTAGGTTTAGTACCTGCAATGTTAAGAGGTCAAAAGTACCTAGATAAATGTGATACCAAATCATGGACAGATTGGCTCAAAGAACACAATATTCCTGAAAGAGTTAATGATGAAGTTTTTATAGCTATGAGCAAAGCTTTAAATTTCATTGGACCCGATGAAATATCATCTACTGTTTTATTAACTGCACTCAACAGATTTTTGCAAGAAAAAAATGGTTCGAAAATGGCATTCCTTGATGGGGCTCCTCCAGAAAGGCTTTGCCAACCTATGGTTGATTATATTACTTCACGTGGTGGTGAAGTTCACATGAATAGCCCATTGAGGCAAATCAACCTTTATGAAGACAGCACTGTTAAAAGTTTTACAGTTGCCTCTTTAAATGAAAACGAAAAGAAAGAGCTAATTGCAGATGCTTACGTTAGTGCAATGCCTGTAGATCTCTTTAAATTAATGATTCCTAAACAATGGAAAGGGCTAGATGCTTTTTCTAAATTAGATGGTTTAAATGGTGTGCCAGTTATAAATATTCACTTATGGTTTGACAAAAAACTAACGGATATTGATCATTTACTATTTAGTAGATCTCCACTTTTGAGTGTTTATGCAGATATGAGTATTACATGTAAAGAATATGAAGATCCAAACAGATCAATGCTCGAATTAGTTTTTGCGCCAGCAAAAGATTGGATTAATAAGAGTGATCAAGATATCATTGATGCAACAATGGAAGAACTGAAAAAATTATTCCCAACACATTTCATGGGTGATGATAAAACAAAATTAAGAAAATACAAAGTTGTAAAAACTCCTAGATCTGTCTACAAGGCAGTTCCTGGATGCCAAGAGTTTAGACCTAGTCAAAAATCTCCCATAAAAAACTTTTTCTTAGCAGGTGATTATACAATGCAAAAATATTTAGCATCTATGGAAGGGGCTGTTTTGAGCGGTAAATTATGCGCGGAATCAATAAATAAGGAGTATTCCAAAACCTCTCAGAATGTTTCTTAA
- the ndhM gene encoding NAD(P)H-quinone oxidoreductase subunit M, which produces MEKMLLKSTTRHVRIFTAEVVDEELKFHPNKLTLDLDPDNEFIWNKDSLNKINEKFNELVKERSGKDLDDYELRKIGSEIEGMIKFLLQNGQLCYNPDCRVMNYSMGLPKTTEEL; this is translated from the coding sequence ATGGAAAAAATGCTTTTAAAATCAACTACTCGACATGTAAGGATTTTTACTGCTGAAGTTGTTGATGAAGAATTAAAGTTTCACCCCAACAAACTGACCCTTGACTTAGATCCTGATAACGAATTTATTTGGAATAAAGATTCTTTGAACAAAATAAATGAGAAATTTAATGAACTAGTCAAAGAGAGATCAGGGAAGGATTTAGATGATTATGAACTCAGAAAAATAGGATCAGAAATCGAAGGTATGATAAAATTTTTGCTTCAAAATGGTCAATTATGTTACAACCCCGATTGTAGAGTTATGAATTATTCAATGGGTTTACCAAAGACAACTGAAGAACTGTGA
- a CDS encoding DUF3172 domain-containing protein, translating to MNRPPSNRKPRRGSNRGYYSSNPRDINPYGQKNSRLPASSEEKITFNTGTIAVLAGVLILGVGIGSAITSTTDGGQGNIASQQQLDMAVPDPEFCRQWGASAFVIDVEMYTTLNPSTSFVTQPALQPGCVIRRENWTVLQKQGAISNEDVRECKQRMNTFAYIGSIRDKPIVKCVYQTDVNENKFIIKGDGQAEDGGVGINKEAIQF from the coding sequence GTGAATAGACCACCCTCAAATAGAAAGCCTAGAAGAGGCTCCAATAGAGGTTATTACTCTTCAAATCCAAGGGATATTAATCCTTATGGACAAAAAAATAGTAGATTGCCTGCTTCTTCTGAAGAAAAGATTACCTTTAATACAGGCACTATTGCTGTTCTTGCTGGTGTATTAATTTTAGGAGTTGGTATTGGAAGCGCAATTACTAGTACAACAGATGGTGGACAGGGTAATATTGCTAGTCAACAACAATTAGATATGGCTGTTCCTGATCCTGAGTTTTGTAGACAATGGGGTGCCAGTGCCTTTGTTATTGATGTTGAAATGTATACAACTCTGAATCCATCCACTAGTTTTGTGACGCAACCCGCTCTTCAGCCAGGGTGTGTAATTAGGAGAGAAAATTGGACGGTTTTACAAAAACAGGGAGCAATTAGTAATGAAGATGTAAGAGAATGTAAGCAAAGAATGAATACTTTTGCTTATATTGGATCTATAAGAGATAAACCTATTGTTAAGTGTGTTTATCAGACTGATGTAAATGAAAATAAATTTATAATTAAGGGTGACGGACAAGCCGAAGATGGAGGAGTAGGTATTAACAAAGAAGCCATCCAATTTTGA
- a CDS encoding LysR family transcriptional regulator codes for MPELPFTLDQLRILKAIAAQGSFKKAADLLYVTQPAVSLQIQNLEKQLEITIFDRGGRKALLTEAGRLLLEYCERILNQCDEACKAIEDLNSLKGGTLVIGASQTTGTYLMPRMIGLFRQKYPEVSVQLQVHSTRRTGWSVANGQIDLAIIGGQLPGELENLLQVIPYATDELALVLPSKHPLSNKKELLKEDLYKLNFVTLDSQSTTRKVVDKLLQDSGLEIQRLKIEMELNSLEAIKNAVQSGLGASFLPVVSIERELAAGTLHKVFVADLEVKRELKLITNPSRYTSRASEVFKKNVLPQFASLESPLRNK; via the coding sequence ATGCCCGAATTACCATTTACTCTCGACCAATTAAGAATATTGAAAGCCATTGCGGCTCAAGGAAGTTTTAAAAAAGCTGCTGATTTATTATATGTAACACAACCTGCTGTGAGTTTACAAATACAAAACCTAGAGAAACAACTTGAAATCACAATTTTCGATAGGGGAGGTAGAAAAGCTCTTTTAACTGAAGCAGGAAGACTACTTCTTGAATATTGCGAACGAATTTTGAATCAGTGCGACGAAGCATGCAAAGCTATCGAAGATTTAAATAGTTTAAAAGGTGGAACCCTTGTAATTGGAGCTAGTCAAACTACGGGAACCTATTTAATGCCAAGAATGATAGGACTATTCAGACAAAAATACCCTGAAGTATCTGTTCAACTTCAGGTTCATAGTACTAGAAGAACTGGCTGGAGCGTTGCCAATGGACAAATTGATTTAGCGATTATTGGAGGGCAATTACCTGGAGAATTAGAAAATTTATTACAAGTAATTCCATATGCAACAGATGAATTAGCACTAGTTCTACCATCTAAGCATCCACTTTCTAACAAAAAAGAGCTTTTAAAAGAAGACTTATACAAATTAAATTTTGTGACATTAGATTCTCAATCAACAACAAGAAAAGTTGTGGATAAACTTCTGCAGGATTCTGGACTTGAAATTCAAAGATTAAAAATTGAGATGGAACTAAATTCTCTTGAAGCAATCAAAAATGCAGTTCAATCAGGACTAGGAGCTTCATTTTTACCTGTTGTCTCAATTGAAAGAGAATTAGCAGCAGGAACACTCCACAAAGTTTTCGTCGCTGACTTAGAGGTTAAAAGAGAACTTAAACTAATTACTAATCCATCAAGATATACTTCAAGAGCATCAGAGGTTTTTAAGAAAAATGTCCTGCCGCAATTTGCTAGTTTAGAAAGCCCATTGAGGAACAAATAG
- a CDS encoding NnrU family protein has protein sequence METHKTSLIVLILIFAFAVIHSGGAALRIKAESIMGPRLWRLCFVFLSLPSATILISYFLAHRYDGIRLWNFQGNNLVFIVVWFLTAISFLFLYPATYNLLEIPSVLQPKVRIYGTGIMRITRHPQAFGQIIWCFAHTLWIGTSFTLITSIGLIMHHLFAIWHGDKRLANRFGKEFEKFKQNTSIIPFVAILEGRNQLKIKEFFKLSQLGIVIAIGVLWWSHQYINVAVKTFNSSFLSEFFN, from the coding sequence ATGGAGACACATAAAACTTCTCTAATAGTTTTAATTTTGATTTTTGCTTTTGCAGTAATTCATAGCGGTGGAGCTGCTTTAAGAATTAAAGCAGAATCTATTATGGGACCAAGACTATGGAGATTGTGTTTTGTTTTTTTAAGTTTGCCATCTGCAACAATATTGATTAGTTATTTTTTGGCTCACAGATATGATGGAATCAGATTATGGAATTTCCAAGGTAATAATCTGGTGTTTATAGTAGTTTGGTTTTTAACTGCAATAAGTTTTTTATTTTTATATCCAGCCACTTACAATTTGCTTGAAATTCCTTCGGTTTTACAACCTAAAGTGAGGATTTATGGTACTGGGATCATGAGAATTACAAGACATCCTCAAGCTTTTGGTCAGATAATTTGGTGTTTTGCACATACTTTATGGATTGGCACGTCATTTACATTAATAACTTCTATTGGGTTGATAATGCATCATCTTTTTGCTATTTGGCATGGAGATAAAAGATTGGCTAATAGATTTGGAAAAGAATTTGAAAAGTTTAAACAAAATACTTCCATAATCCCATTTGTGGCAATACTTGAAGGAAGGAATCAACTGAAAATTAAAGAATTTTTTAAGTTATCTCAACTTGGTATAGTAATTGCGATTGGAGTATTGTGGTGGTCCCATCAGTATATAAATGTTGCTGTTAAAACATTTAATTCATCATTTTTGTCGGAATTTTTCAATTGA
- a CDS encoding NAD(P)H-quinone oxidoreductase subunit 5 gives MPQASEIAWLIPVFPLIGSVISGLGLISINKKINNSREIVSIGLISFVGISAVISYKALIEQINGYQAVEKLFIWANAGDFTIPMGFVLDPLGSVMLALVTTITLLVMIYSHGYMAHDKGYVRFFTYLALFSSSMMGLIISPNLLEIYVFWELVGMCSYLLVGFWYDRDGAAHAAQKAFVVNRVGDFGLLLGILGLFWATNSFDFNEIAIGISQSVSENSIPLWAALLLCFLVFLGPMAKSAQFPLHVWLPDAMEGPTPISALIHAATMVAAGIFLVARLQPLYSIFPSIQFIIALVGTITCFLGASIALTQMDLKKGLAYSTVSQLGYMMLAMGCGAPVAGIFHLVTHACFKAMLFLGSGSVIHAMEEVVGHQPILAQDMRLMGGLRKKMPYTSATFLIGCVAISGIPPLAGFWSKDEILGNAFISFPAFWFVGLLTAGMTAFYMFRLYFLTFEGDFRGENKELQKELLIASKSNLDEENEEDHEEHGTIHESPWSMTFPLVFLAVPSVIIGFMGLPWDSKFANLLDPKEAEAAAKAFELAEFLPLAIASVLIASAGIIIAYQAYFVKKINLPVLFAEKFPTINKFLSNKWYLDDINEKLFVKGSRKLAKEVLEVDSKVVDGVVNLTGLVTLGSGEGLKYFETGRAQFYALIVFGGVILLVAIFGFQSPQVT, from the coding sequence ATGCCTCAAGCCTCAGAAATTGCCTGGTTAATCCCTGTTTTCCCCCTTATTGGATCAGTTATTTCCGGCTTAGGACTGATAAGTATTAATAAGAAAATTAATAATTCTAGAGAAATAGTTTCTATAGGTCTCATTTCTTTCGTTGGAATTTCTGCAGTAATTAGTTATAAAGCTCTGATAGAACAAATAAATGGTTATCAAGCTGTAGAAAAACTTTTTATATGGGCTAATGCTGGGGATTTCACAATTCCGATGGGCTTTGTTCTTGATCCTTTGGGTAGTGTCATGCTTGCTTTAGTAACCACAATAACTTTGTTAGTGATGATTTACTCTCATGGTTATATGGCGCATGACAAGGGTTATGTAAGGTTTTTTACATATTTAGCTCTATTTAGTAGCTCAATGATGGGATTAATAATTAGCCCAAATTTGTTGGAAATTTACGTTTTTTGGGAATTAGTTGGTATGTGCTCCTACTTATTGGTTGGTTTTTGGTACGACAGAGATGGTGCTGCTCATGCTGCACAAAAAGCATTTGTTGTTAACAGAGTAGGTGATTTTGGATTATTACTTGGCATTCTTGGGCTATTTTGGGCAACGAATAGTTTTGATTTTAATGAAATAGCTATTGGAATTTCTCAATCAGTTTCTGAAAATTCAATACCTTTGTGGGCTGCTTTGCTTCTTTGTTTTTTAGTTTTTTTAGGCCCAATGGCAAAATCTGCTCAGTTTCCTCTTCATGTATGGTTACCTGATGCTATGGAGGGCCCAACACCTATATCTGCTCTTATTCACGCAGCTACAATGGTTGCCGCAGGAATATTCTTAGTAGCTAGGCTCCAACCTTTATATTCAATATTCCCCTCAATTCAGTTCATTATTGCTTTAGTTGGTACCATTACATGTTTTTTAGGTGCTTCTATAGCTTTGACACAAATGGATTTAAAAAAGGGTTTAGCGTACAGTACTGTTTCTCAGCTCGGTTATATGATGCTTGCGATGGGTTGTGGAGCTCCAGTAGCAGGAATTTTTCATTTAGTTACTCATGCTTGCTTTAAAGCGATGCTATTTTTGGGATCCGGTTCTGTCATACATGCAATGGAAGAAGTAGTAGGTCATCAGCCTATATTGGCACAAGATATGAGATTAATGGGCGGTTTAAGAAAAAAAATGCCATATACTTCTGCAACATTTTTGATAGGTTGTGTAGCAATAAGTGGTATTCCTCCATTGGCAGGTTTTTGGAGTAAAGACGAGATATTAGGAAATGCATTTATATCCTTTCCAGCTTTTTGGTTTGTTGGATTGTTAACAGCTGGCATGACTGCCTTTTATATGTTTAGGCTTTATTTCTTAACATTTGAAGGAGATTTCAGAGGCGAGAATAAAGAATTACAGAAAGAGCTGCTAATAGCTTCTAAATCAAATTTAGATGAAGAAAACGAGGAAGATCATGAAGAACATGGCACTATTCATGAGTCTCCCTGGTCCATGACATTCCCCTTAGTGTTTCTAGCTGTGCCATCAGTAATTATCGGCTTCATGGGACTTCCATGGGATAGTAAATTTGCAAATTTACTTGATCCTAAGGAAGCAGAGGCAGCTGCAAAAGCCTTTGAATTAGCAGAATTTTTGCCTTTAGCGATAGCGTCAGTTCTTATTGCTTCAGCTGGAATAATTATTGCTTATCAGGCATATTTTGTGAAAAAGATTAATTTGCCAGTTTTATTTGCTGAAAAGTTTCCTACTATTAATAAATTTTTATCTAATAAATGGTACCTAGACGATATTAATGAAAAACTTTTTGTAAAGGGTAGTAGAAAACTTGCTAAAGAAGTTTTAGAAGTTGATTCTAAGGTTGTTGATGGCGTTGTAAATCTTACTGGACTTGTAACTTTAGGTAGTGGAGAAGGTTTAAAATATTTTGAGACTGGTAGAGCTCAATTTTACGCTCTAATTGTTTTTGGAGGAGTTATTTTATTAGTCGCGATATTTGGGTTTCAATCTCCACAAGTAACTTAA
- a CDS encoding NAD(P)H-quinone oxidoreductase subunit 4 → MLGTLGAGLSNLPWLSASILFPIGSAFVIPFFPDKGDGKEVRWYALSIALITFLITVGSYINGFDINNEKVQLKENISWLPDLGLTWSVGADGISMPLILLTSFITALAVLAAWPVKFKPKLFFFLILVMDGGQIAVFAVQDMLLFFLTWELELIPVYLLLAIWGGKNRQYAATKFIIYTAGSSIFILLAALAMGFYGTEIPNFEFSHLAAQDFSQKFQILCYVGLLIAFGVKLPIVPLHTWLPDAHGEATAPVHMLLAGILLKMGGYALLRFNAQLLPVAHAQFAPLLIVLGVVNIIYAALTSFAQRNLKRKIAYSSISHMGFVLIGIGSFSSLGTSGAMLQMVSHGLIGASLFFLVGATYDRTKTLKLDEMSGVGQKMRIMFALWTACSLASLALPGMSGFVSELMVFTGFVTDEVYTLPFRVVMASLAAIGVILTPIYLLSMLREIFFGKENPKLTEERKLIDAEPREVYIIACLLLPIIGIGLYPRLVTESYLASINNLVDRDLTAVKSAVKTNIFSGTQKNDILKAPTI, encoded by the coding sequence ATTTTGGGAACTTTAGGGGCTGGATTGTCTAATTTACCTTGGTTATCCGCCTCAATTTTGTTCCCAATTGGTAGTGCATTTGTGATCCCTTTTTTCCCAGATAAAGGGGATGGGAAAGAAGTTAGATGGTATGCATTGTCTATTGCATTAATAACTTTTTTAATAACTGTAGGTTCTTATATAAATGGCTTTGATATTAATAATGAAAAGGTTCAACTGAAAGAAAATATTAGTTGGCTTCCTGATTTAGGCCTTACTTGGTCAGTTGGCGCCGATGGCATTTCAATGCCGTTAATATTGTTAACTAGTTTTATAACTGCTTTAGCAGTTCTAGCTGCATGGCCTGTAAAGTTCAAGCCTAAGTTATTTTTCTTTTTGATATTGGTGATGGATGGTGGCCAAATCGCTGTATTTGCAGTTCAAGATATGCTTTTATTCTTTCTAACTTGGGAACTTGAGTTAATTCCGGTATATTTATTGTTGGCTATATGGGGTGGCAAAAATAGACAATATGCAGCAACAAAATTCATTATTTATACAGCTGGCAGTTCTATTTTTATTCTCCTTGCTGCGTTGGCAATGGGATTCTACGGCACAGAGATCCCTAACTTTGAGTTTTCTCACTTAGCAGCTCAAGATTTTAGTCAGAAATTCCAAATTTTATGTTATGTCGGGCTTTTAATTGCATTTGGAGTAAAACTCCCAATAGTACCCCTTCATACTTGGCTCCCAGATGCTCATGGAGAGGCTACAGCTCCTGTTCATATGCTTCTAGCTGGAATTCTATTGAAAATGGGAGGATATGCTCTTTTAAGATTTAATGCTCAATTATTACCTGTTGCTCATGCTCAATTTGCCCCATTGTTAATAGTTTTAGGAGTAGTAAATATAATTTATGCTGCATTAACTTCTTTTGCTCAAAGAAATCTCAAAAGAAAAATTGCATACAGTTCTATAAGTCATATGGGTTTTGTTCTTATTGGAATAGGTAGTTTTAGCAGCCTTGGAACTAGTGGAGCAATGCTACAAATGGTTAGTCATGGATTAATTGGAGCCAGTTTATTTTTTCTTGTTGGAGCAACTTACGATAGAACAAAGACTCTTAAACTTGATGAAATGAGTGGTGTAGGACAAAAAATGAGAATCATGTTTGCCCTATGGACTGCATGTTCTCTTGCTTCACTTGCTTTGCCAGGAATGAGTGGATTTGTGTCTGAATTAATGGTATTTACAGGATTTGTTACCGATGAAGTTTATACACTACCGTTTAGAGTAGTTATGGCCTCTTTAGCTGCTATAGGCGTAATACTTACTCCTATCTATCTACTATCAATGTTACGAGAAATTTTCTTTGGTAAAGAAAATCCTAAATTAACCGAAGAACGAAAACTTATCGATGCAGAGCCTAGAGAAGTTTATATTATTGCTTGTTTACTTTTGCCGATAATTGGAATAGGTTTATATCCAAGATTAGTTACAGAAAGTTATCTTGCATCTATTAATAATTTAGTTGATAGAGATCTAACTGCAGTTAAAAGTGCTGTTAAGACAAATATTTTCTCTGGAACTCAAAAAAATGATATCCTTAAAGCGCCAACAATATAA
- a CDS encoding segregation/condensation protein A, whose product MLIKFLQDAAGKGDLDPWDIDVISVIDSFLEQYSQTLGRKSNSQMSYQKDLSETSEAFFAASVLVNLKAQVLESDVFKENSSDFEDNFDLDDQDWIDQEFDIPKYPEKYLRRRSIAQPILKRTTTLGELVSQLESIAEVIETQDLLLMKRKRNKKYSDKALISQVKSLAHREKLPETTKALGKFIDGWEKALQWIDFEYLVEQWQIVVKNDLDKDRLGVFWALLFLSSENKIEIKQINSLYGPIQIKRIIPDGGLAQLPIENLEVTNTYPSAI is encoded by the coding sequence TTGTTGATTAAGTTTCTTCAAGATGCCGCTGGAAAAGGTGATCTTGATCCATGGGATATTGATGTAATAAGTGTAATAGACAGTTTTTTAGAGCAATACTCCCAAACTTTAGGAAGAAAATCAAATAGTCAAATGTCATATCAGAAGGATTTGTCTGAGACGAGCGAGGCTTTTTTTGCAGCTTCCGTACTAGTTAATTTAAAGGCTCAGGTTTTGGAATCTGATGTTTTTAAAGAAAATTCTTCTGATTTTGAAGATAATTTCGACTTAGATGATCAAGATTGGATAGATCAAGAATTTGATATTCCAAAATACCCTGAAAAATACCTAAGAAGAAGATCAATAGCGCAACCAATTCTTAAACGTACTACAACCTTAGGAGAACTTGTAAGTCAGTTAGAGTCTATTGCTGAAGTTATAGAAACACAAGATCTTCTGCTAATGAAGAGAAAAAGAAATAAAAAATATTCTGATAAGGCTTTAATTTCTCAAGTCAAATCATTAGCGCATCGTGAGAAACTGCCGGAAACTACTAAAGCACTTGGTAAATTTATTGATGGATGGGAAAAGGCATTACAATGGATAGATTTTGAATATTTAGTTGAGCAATGGCAAATAGTTGTAAAAAATGATTTAGATAAAGATCGTCTTGGGGTATTTTGGGCTTTATTATTTTTATCATCTGAAAATAAAATTGAAATTAAACAAATTAATTCTTTATATGGCCCAATTCAAATTAAAAGAATAATTCCTGATGGAGGTCTAGCTCAATTACCTATAGAGAATCTTGAAGTAACCAATACCTATCCATCTGCTATTTAG
- a CDS encoding nucleotidyltransferase family protein, which translates to MKAMILAAGKGTRVQPITHIIPKPMIPILQKPVMEFLLELLKEHGFKEIMVNVSHLAEEIENYFRDGQRFGVEIAYSFEGRIEDGELIGDALGSAGGLKKIQDFQNFFDETFVVLCGDALVDLDLTEAVKKHKEKGAIASLVTKTVTRDQVSSYGVVVSDSNGRIKAFQEKPSVDKALGDSINTGIYLFEPEIFNYIPSGEKFDIGADLFPKLVEMDLPFFALPMDFEWVDIGKVPDYWSAIRNVLLGKVRQVEIPGKEIKPGVFTGLNVAANWDSVDITGPVYIGGMTRIEDGATIIGPAMIGPSCCISEGATIDNSIIFDYSKIGKGVRLVDKLVFGRYCVGKNGDHFDLQDASLDWLITDSRRSDMTEPSPQQKAMAELLGTDLINIPD; encoded by the coding sequence ATGAAGGCAATGATACTTGCAGCAGGTAAAGGTACACGTGTTCAGCCCATAACTCATATTATTCCAAAACCTATGATACCGATTTTACAAAAACCTGTAATGGAGTTTCTTTTAGAACTTTTAAAAGAGCATGGCTTTAAAGAAATAATGGTTAATGTTTCACATCTCGCTGAAGAAATTGAAAATTACTTTCGGGATGGTCAAAGATTTGGTGTGGAGATAGCATATAGTTTCGAGGGTAGAATTGAAGATGGAGAATTAATTGGAGATGCTTTAGGTTCAGCAGGCGGATTAAAAAAAATTCAAGATTTTCAAAATTTTTTTGATGAAACTTTTGTTGTACTCTGTGGAGATGCTTTAGTTGATTTAGATTTGACAGAAGCGGTTAAGAAACATAAGGAAAAGGGTGCAATTGCGAGTTTAGTAACAAAAACAGTAACTAGAGATCAAGTATCAAGTTATGGCGTAGTTGTCTCGGATAGCAATGGGAGAATAAAGGCTTTTCAAGAAAAGCCATCTGTAGATAAAGCTTTAGGTGACTCTATAAATACAGGTATTTACCTTTTTGAACCTGAAATTTTTAATTACATACCATCTGGTGAAAAATTTGATATTGGTGCTGATCTTTTTCCTAAACTTGTTGAAATGGATTTACCATTTTTTGCGCTTCCAATGGACTTCGAATGGGTAGATATTGGAAAAGTTCCTGATTATTGGAGTGCTATTCGTAATGTATTACTAGGTAAGGTAAGACAAGTTGAGATACCTGGTAAAGAAATCAAACCTGGAGTTTTTACGGGATTAAATGTTGCTGCTAATTGGGATTCAGTTGATATTACTGGGCCAGTATACATAGGTGGAATGACAAGAATAGAAGATGGGGCAACAATTATTGGACCTGCAATGATTGGCCCCAGTTGTTGCATTTCAGAAGGTGCAACAATTGATAATTCAATTATTTTCGATTATTCCAAAATCGGTAAGGGTGTCCGACTTGTAGATAAGTTAGTATTTGGCCGTTACTGCGTGGGAAAAAATGGAGATCACTTTGACTTGCAAGATGCATCTTTAGATTGGTTGATAACAGATTCTAGAAGATCTGATATGACCGAGCCATCTCCTCAGCAGAAGGCAATGGCAGAATTATTAGGTACTGATTTGATTAATATTCCAGACTAA
- a CDS encoding methylenetetrahydrofolate reductase — protein MKSKLQKTLEKKSKVITAELMPPRGGDPIRSLKIAQLLKDKVHAVNITDGSRAVMRMCSLAMSKLLLENGIEPVMQISCRDRNKIALQSDILGANALGIKNILCITGDSVKAGDQKDAKAVHQFESVRLLQQIQAFNKGIDPTFGELPDKKTFIYAGAAADPSCNNQRSLENRIRKKKEAGAQFIQTQMVMEKENLIDFCEKIAEPLEIPVIAGVFLLKSYKNALFINKYVPGANIPENILNRLKNAKNPLEEGIQIAAEQAQDFFKIANGIHLMAVKSEHLIPEILTKADLSLEY, from the coding sequence TTGAAATCAAAACTTCAGAAGACTTTAGAAAAAAAATCCAAGGTAATTACGGCAGAGTTAATGCCCCCTAGAGGTGGAGACCCCATAAGATCTCTTAAGATAGCACAACTTTTGAAAGATAAGGTACATGCTGTTAACATTACAGACGGAAGCAGGGCTGTAATGAGAATGTGCAGCTTGGCAATGTCCAAACTATTACTGGAAAATGGGATAGAACCAGTAATGCAAATATCTTGCAGAGATCGTAATAAAATTGCTTTACAATCAGACATTCTAGGAGCAAATGCTTTAGGAATTAAAAACATCTTATGTATTACCGGTGATTCAGTAAAAGCTGGGGATCAAAAAGATGCAAAAGCAGTACACCAATTTGAGTCAGTAAGATTGCTACAACAAATTCAGGCCTTCAATAAAGGAATTGATCCTACTTTTGGGGAACTTCCCGATAAAAAAACATTTATATATGCGGGAGCTGCAGCAGATCCAAGTTGCAACAATCAAAGAAGTTTAGAAAATAGAATAAGAAAGAAGAAAGAGGCTGGAGCTCAATTTATACAAACTCAAATGGTTATGGAAAAAGAAAACTTAATAGATTTTTGCGAAAAAATAGCAGAACCCTTAGAGATTCCTGTAATTGCAGGTGTATTTTTATTAAAGTCTTACAAAAATGCTCTTTTTATAAACAAATACGTCCCTGGTGCAAACATTCCTGAAAATATATTAAATCGTCTCAAAAATGCCAAAAACCCCTTAGAAGAGGGTATTCAAATTGCAGCTGAACAAGCTCAAGACTTTTTTAAAATAGCGAATGGGATTCATTTAATGGCAGTTAAGTCCGAGCACTTAATCCCTGAGATTCTTACAAAAGCTGATCTTAGTCTGGAATATTAA